A window of Rhinatrema bivittatum chromosome 2, aRhiBiv1.1, whole genome shotgun sequence contains these coding sequences:
- the LOC115086290 gene encoding oocyte zinc finger protein XlCOF6-like: MVYSSNQASDEVTQHIKEENQEERPVEGLFPRELGNVFENVSQGSERRNTRNSQQESEKKQRELAGDSRDGVTACEMEVKVILEHQRHVSTESPFQRNNRITSAIPPLPPLFLCNESGNTFSQKKNLKVHLPLHKLEPPFPCNDWRKILISKYKIKLQHRIRTGARPFFCTKGGKCFVRKKSLTQHQQVHTGNKPFTCTECGKSFHHKDTLMLHQRMHIGERPFSCTECGKCFNSKIRLSEHQKIHKGERPYICTECNKSFSVKSALTSHVRIHTRERPFSCSECNKSFSVKNALTVHMRIHTGERPFSCSECNKSFSVKSALTRHMRIHTGERPFSCSACNKSFPVKGALTSHVRIHTRERPFSCSECNKSFSVKNALTVHMRIHTGERPFSCSECNKSFSVKSALTRHMRIHTGELPFSCSACNKSFPVKGALTSHVRVHTGERPFSCSECNKSFIQKVNLTSHMRIHTGEQPFACRECNKSFPVKGELTKHMRMHTGELPFSCNECNKSFPVKISLIRHMRIHTGKRLFSCSECNKSFLVKISLIRHMRIHTGEGLFSCSECNKSFLVKISLIRHMRIHTGERPFSCSECNKSFSVKCALTSHVRIHTGEQPLSCSECNKSFTQNSTLINHMRIHTGERPFSCSECNKSFTQKGNLTSHMRIHTGERLFSCSECNKSYAVKGALIKHMRIHTGEFHVELCTNSTSEKPPLD; the protein is encoded by the exons ATGGTTTATTCATCaaatcaag CAAGTGATGAGGTCACACAGCACATAAAGGAGGAAAATCAAGAAGAACGTCCTGTGGAAGGACTGTTTCCAAGAGAATTAGGAAATGTCTTTGAGAATGTTTCGCAGGGGTCTGAGAGGAGAAACACAAGGAATAGTCAGCAGGAGTcagagaagaagcagagagagcttGCAGGAGACTCAAGGGATGGAGTCACTGCATGTGAGATGGAGGTCAAAGTCATCCTTGAGCACCAGAGACACGTGAGCACAGAGAGCCCCTTCCAGCGCAATAACA GAATTACATCAGcaatcccacccctccccccattatTTCTATGCAATGAAAGTGGGAACACTTTCAGTCAGAAGAAAAATCTGAAAGTGCACTTACCCCTCCATAAACTAGAGCCTCCCTTCCCCTGCAATGATTGGAGGAAAATTTTAATTAGTAAGTATAAGATAAAATTACAGCACAGAATCCGCACTGGAGCAAGACCCTTCTTTTGCACTAAAGGTGGAAAATGTTTTGTTAGGAAAAAAAGCCTCACCCAACACCAGCAAGTCCACACTGGAAACAAACCCTTTACCTGCACggagtgtgggaaaagcttccACCATAAGGATACGCTAATGTTGCACCAGCGTATGCACataggagagagaccattctcctgtactgaatgtggaaaatgtttcaataGCAAAATACGCCTCTCcgaacaccagaaaatccacaaagGTGAAAGACCATATAtctgtactgaatgtaataaaagcttctctGTGAAGAGTGCCCTGACAAGTCACGTGAGAATCCACACaagggagcgaccattctcatgtagtgaatgtaataaaagcttctctGTGAAGAATGCCCTCACAGtgcacatgagaatccacacaggggagcgaccattctcatgtagtgaatgtaataaaagcttctctgtgaagagtgccctcacaagacacatgagaatacacacaggggagcgaccattctcatgtagtgcatgtaataaaagcttccctgtgaagggtGCTCTCACAAGTCACGTGAGAATACACACaagggagcgaccattctcatgtagtgaatgtaataaaagcttctctGTGAAGAATGCCCTCACAGtgcacatgagaatccacacaggggagcgaccattctcatgtagtgaatgtaataaaagcttctctGTGAAGAGTGCCCTCACAAGACACATGAGAATACACACAGGGGAGctaccattctcatgtagtgcatgtaataaaagcttccctgtgaagggtGCTCTCACAAGTCACGTGAGAGTCCACACAggtgagcgaccattctcatgtagtgaatgtaataaaagcttcataCAGAAGGTTaacctcacaagtcacatgagaatccacacaggggagcaaccATTCGCATGTagagaatgtaataaaagcttccctgtgaaaGGTGaactcacaaaacacatgagaatgcACACAGGGGAGCTACCATTCTCATGtaatgaatgtaataaaagcttccctgtgaagatTAGCCTCATtagacacatgagaatccacacaggaaagagactattctcatgtagtgaatgcaATAAAAGCTTCCTTGTGAAGATTAGCCTCATtagacacatgagaatccacacaggggagggactattctcatgtagtgaatgtaataaaagcttccttgTGAAGATTAGCCTCATtagacacatgagaatccacacaggggagcgaccattctcatgtagtgaatgtaataaaagcttctctGTGAAGTGTGCTCTCACAAGTCAcgtgagaatccacacaggggagcaaccactctcatgtagtgaatgtaataaaagcttcacacAGAATAGTACCCTCATAaatcacatgagaatccacacaggtgagcgaccattctcatgtagtgaatgtaataaaagcttcacacAGAAGGGTaacctcacaagtcacatgagaatccacaccgGTGAGagactattctcatgtagtgaatgtaataaaagctacGCAGTGAAGGGTGCTCTCAtaaaacacatgagaatccacacagggga GTTTCATGTGGAACTATGTACTAACAGCACATCAGAGAAGCCACCACTGGATTGA